A window of the Gemmatirosa kalamazoonensis genome harbors these coding sequences:
- a CDS encoding M20/M25/M40 family metallo-hydrolase, producing MTFPSPRSARRRASRLAVAVLVAVVGCAGRPEAVATPPAPATPLDSAAAASEAQLRADVAWLAAPARNGRYAGTRESDSVAAYLERRYQALGIAGAYESGYRQRFRMSDGQATNVAAVIPGTDRALAREVIVVGAHRDHIGHSAWLAMDPDLGPVLRPGADDNASGTAAVLEVARRLAARPTRRTVLVVHFDAEELGLLGSQAFIEHPPVARSAVRLMLNLDMVGRLRADRLYVEVARGGRAVQALVDSVTRAGSLRPVPTSETSGRSDQSTFAEWPVPAVALFTGFHADYHRASDTPARVNVPGIRRVVDVAESLVRAVANRP from the coding sequence GTGACGTTTCCGTCTCCCCGCTCTGCCCGTCGTCGCGCGTCGCGCCTCGCCGTCGCCGTGCTCGTCGCCGTCGTCGGGTGCGCGGGGCGTCCGGAGGCCGTCGCGACGCCGCCAGCACCGGCGACGCCGCTCGATTCCGCGGCCGCGGCGTCCGAGGCGCAGCTCCGCGCCGACGTCGCGTGGCTCGCGGCGCCGGCGCGCAACGGGCGCTACGCGGGCACGCGCGAGAGCGACTCGGTGGCGGCGTACCTCGAGCGGCGCTACCAGGCGTTAGGCATCGCCGGCGCGTACGAGTCGGGCTACCGGCAGCGCTTCCGCATGTCCGACGGTCAGGCGACGAACGTCGCCGCGGTGATCCCCGGCACCGACCGCGCGCTCGCGCGCGAGGTCATCGTCGTCGGCGCGCACCGCGACCACATCGGCCATTCGGCGTGGCTCGCGATGGATCCGGACCTCGGCCCCGTGCTGCGCCCGGGCGCCGACGACAACGCATCGGGCACGGCGGCGGTGCTCGAGGTCGCGCGACGGCTCGCGGCCCGCCCGACGCGTCGCACGGTGCTCGTCGTGCACTTCGACGCCGAGGAGCTCGGGCTGCTCGGGTCGCAGGCGTTCATCGAGCACCCGCCGGTCGCGCGCTCCGCCGTGCGGCTCATGCTGAACCTCGACATGGTCGGCCGGCTGCGCGCCGACCGGTTGTACGTCGAGGTGGCACGCGGCGGCCGCGCGGTGCAGGCGCTCGTCGACAGCGTGACGCGCGCCGGGTCGCTGCGCCCCGTGCCGACGAGCGAGACATCGGGGCGCTCGGACCAGAGCACGTTCGCGGAGTGGCCGGTACCGGCGGTGGCGCTGTTCACCGGCTTCCACGCCGACTATCACCGCGCGAGCGACACGCCCGCGCGCGTGAACGTGCCCGGGATCCGACGCGTCGTCGACGTGGCGGAGTCGCTCGTGCGCGCGGTCGCGAACCGGCCCTGA
- a CDS encoding erythromycin esterase family protein: protein MNMMRIALAASLVPTLALAQQQPPTNLGFEEAHPAADGHLVPVGWYTGGDGYEVAVDTTERVEGRASLRMRLVQATPTSGGPPRFAVSSRMFPLPLAIGRTLRLTGWIRTDGITDGFAGLWMRVDGVGRTIAFDNMQERGPRGTTPWTRYVVELPVDSGATAVLFGMLHPGNGSAWFDSLSVEVVGPPMPRRVASTPPYAAPPRPAEDLGRLLTDAELAPAPDSVAPAVDSAAAAWVRANAHAVRSLGAREASDLAFLAPLLAGKLVVQLGESGHGVREFDLAKVRLIRHLHEALGYDVIAFESSLFACDRVGRKADSLSAMELMRGCIFGVWHTNEVLPLFEYIKETQRTAHPLVLTGFDVQRSGDGDRERSTFLRRVVATLDTAYARRVYATDSAFYATMPTGNGPAVSPADRDRLVAFYDSLAAWIRARERPLAKSFRDDPIAPALARQTAISMSFFARELAAGVATEGTVVRDRGMADNLDFVLDELHPRKKVIVWAHNFHIQHRGFAPRAAPSVPVRTMGTYVAERHRKELYTVGLYMYRGSGAMNNRQVYPIAPATAGTLEAIVHQAPWRYTFVDLSRATEGPGTAWMFRPLLAREWGTNTLSIVPRDEYDGILLVDTTWPPDYVPYAR from the coding sequence ATGAACATGATGCGTATCGCCCTCGCCGCGAGCCTCGTCCCGACCCTCGCCCTCGCGCAGCAGCAGCCCCCCACGAACCTCGGCTTCGAGGAGGCCCACCCCGCCGCGGACGGCCACCTCGTGCCGGTGGGCTGGTACACCGGCGGCGATGGCTACGAGGTCGCCGTGGACACCACCGAGCGCGTCGAGGGGCGCGCGAGCCTGCGCATGCGCCTCGTGCAGGCGACGCCGACGTCGGGCGGGCCGCCGCGGTTCGCGGTCTCGTCGCGCATGTTCCCGCTCCCGCTCGCGATCGGGCGGACGCTGCGCCTCACCGGGTGGATCCGCACCGACGGCATCACCGACGGCTTCGCCGGATTGTGGATGCGCGTCGACGGCGTGGGCCGGACGATCGCGTTCGACAACATGCAGGAGCGCGGTCCGCGCGGCACCACGCCGTGGACCCGCTACGTCGTCGAGCTGCCGGTGGACTCGGGCGCGACGGCAGTGCTGTTCGGCATGCTGCACCCCGGCAACGGCAGCGCGTGGTTCGACTCGCTGAGCGTGGAGGTGGTCGGCCCACCGATGCCGCGCCGCGTCGCGAGCACGCCGCCGTACGCCGCGCCCCCGCGCCCCGCGGAGGACCTCGGCCGCCTGCTGACCGACGCCGAGCTCGCCCCGGCCCCCGACTCCGTGGCGCCCGCGGTCGACTCGGCGGCGGCGGCGTGGGTGCGCGCGAACGCCCACGCCGTGCGGTCGTTAGGCGCCCGCGAGGCGAGCGACCTCGCGTTCCTCGCGCCGCTGCTCGCCGGCAAGCTCGTCGTGCAGCTCGGCGAGAGCGGCCACGGCGTGCGCGAGTTCGACCTCGCGAAGGTCCGGCTCATCCGGCACCTGCACGAGGCGCTCGGCTACGACGTGATCGCGTTCGAGAGCTCGCTGTTCGCCTGCGACCGCGTGGGCCGCAAGGCCGACTCGCTCTCGGCGATGGAGCTCATGCGCGGCTGCATCTTCGGCGTCTGGCACACGAACGAGGTGCTGCCGCTGTTCGAGTACATCAAGGAGACGCAGCGCACCGCGCACCCGCTCGTGCTCACCGGCTTCGACGTGCAGCGCAGCGGCGACGGCGACCGCGAACGCTCGACGTTCCTGCGCCGCGTCGTCGCGACGCTCGACACGGCGTACGCGCGGCGCGTCTACGCGACCGATTCGGCGTTCTACGCGACGATGCCGACGGGCAACGGGCCGGCCGTGTCGCCGGCGGACCGCGACCGGCTCGTGGCGTTCTACGACTCGCTCGCCGCGTGGATCCGCGCCCGCGAGCGTCCGCTCGCGAAGTCGTTCCGCGACGACCCGATCGCGCCGGCGCTCGCGCGGCAGACGGCGATCTCCATGTCGTTCTTCGCGCGCGAGCTCGCCGCCGGCGTCGCCACCGAGGGCACGGTCGTCCGCGACCGCGGCATGGCCGACAACCTCGACTTCGTGCTCGACGAGCTGCACCCGAGGAAGAAGGTGATCGTGTGGGCGCACAACTTCCACATCCAGCACCGCGGGTTCGCGCCGCGCGCCGCGCCGAGCGTTCCCGTACGCACGATGGGCACGTACGTGGCCGAGCGCCATCGCAAGGAGCTCTACACGGTGGGGCTGTACATGTACCGCGGCAGCGGCGCGATGAACAACCGCCAGGTCTATCCCATCGCGCCCGCCACGGCGGGGACGCTGGAGGCGATCGTGCACCAGGCGCCGTGGCGCTACACGTTCGTCGACCTGTCACGCGCGACGGAGGGCCCGGGCACGGCGTGGATGTTCCGGCCGCTCCTCGCGCGCGAGTGGGGCACGAACACGCTGTCCATCGTGCCGCGCGACGAGTACGACGGCATCCTCCTCGTCGACACGACGTGGCCGCCGGACTACGTGCCGTACGCGCGGTGA
- a CDS encoding N-acyl-D-amino-acid deacylase family protein — protein MRPRPYLALALVVSACAHAVQTAGAPNDAPYDVVIAGGRIVDGTGSPWFYGDVALRGDRIARIAPAGLLRDASAHERIDARGMVVAPGIIDIQAQSYGPLLTGDGRVVSMATQGVTTMILGEGTTPAPANAHILALADFAGDTTFLRAIGAFGGARGFGAWLDAMHAHGGAVNVGSFLGAATVRAYAKGEAEGPATAAELDTMRRVVRDAMRDGALGVASALIYPPGSYASTEELVQEAKAMAPYGGIYITHMRSEGDRLVEAVDEAIRIGREGGVPVEIYHLKAAGVRNWPKAALVVAKIDSARAAGQDVAADQYPYVAGSNNLSSCIPPWAHADGRLLQRLTDPATRTRIHAEMLREDADWESLCVAATPAGVEVVGFKTAALKQYEGMRLPDIARAMGKDWADALIDLTLAERNQLGQVIFVASDSNVAMQIRQPWMKFGTDAEAANPDSARAARRIRAPTARTRASSAGTCASSACSRWRTRCAR, from the coding sequence ATGCGCCCTCGCCCGTACCTCGCCCTCGCGCTCGTGGTCTCAGCCTGCGCGCATGCCGTGCAGACCGCAGGAGCGCCTAACGATGCGCCGTACGACGTGGTCATCGCCGGCGGCCGCATCGTCGACGGCACCGGCTCGCCATGGTTCTACGGCGACGTGGCGCTGCGCGGCGACCGCATCGCGCGCATCGCCCCCGCGGGCCTGCTCCGCGATGCGTCCGCGCACGAGCGCATCGACGCGCGCGGGATGGTCGTCGCGCCGGGGATCATCGACATCCAGGCGCAGTCGTACGGACCGCTGCTCACCGGCGACGGACGCGTCGTGTCGATGGCCACGCAGGGCGTGACGACGATGATCCTCGGCGAGGGGACGACGCCCGCACCGGCGAACGCGCACATCCTCGCGCTCGCGGACTTCGCCGGCGACACGACGTTCCTGCGCGCGATCGGCGCGTTCGGCGGCGCACGCGGCTTCGGCGCGTGGCTCGACGCGATGCACGCGCACGGCGGCGCGGTGAACGTCGGCTCGTTCCTCGGCGCCGCCACGGTGCGTGCGTACGCGAAGGGCGAGGCCGAGGGGCCGGCGACGGCGGCGGAGCTGGACACCATGCGACGCGTGGTGCGCGACGCGATGCGCGACGGCGCGCTCGGCGTGGCGAGCGCGCTGATCTACCCGCCCGGCTCGTACGCGTCCACCGAGGAGCTGGTGCAGGAGGCGAAGGCGATGGCGCCGTACGGCGGGATCTACATCACGCACATGCGCTCCGAGGGCGACCGGCTCGTCGAGGCGGTGGACGAGGCGATCCGCATCGGCCGGGAGGGGGGCGTGCCGGTGGAGATCTACCACCTCAAGGCGGCGGGCGTGCGCAACTGGCCGAAGGCGGCCCTGGTGGTCGCGAAGATCGACTCGGCCCGCGCCGCCGGGCAGGACGTCGCCGCCGACCAGTACCCGTACGTCGCCGGCTCGAACAACCTGTCGAGCTGCATCCCGCCGTGGGCGCACGCCGACGGCCGGCTCCTCCAGCGCCTAACGGATCCGGCGACGCGCACGCGCATCCACGCCGAGATGCTGCGCGAGGACGCGGACTGGGAGAGCCTGTGCGTCGCGGCGACGCCGGCCGGCGTCGAGGTCGTGGGCTTCAAGACCGCCGCGCTGAAGCAGTACGAGGGGATGCGCCTCCCCGACATCGCGCGCGCGATGGGGAAGGACTGGGCCGACGCGCTCATCGACCTCACGCTCGCCGAACGGAACCAGCTCGGCCAGGTGATCTTCGTGGCGAGCGACTCGAACGTGGCGATGCAGATCCGCCAGCCGTGGATGAAGTTCGGCACCGACGCCGAGGCGGCGAACCCGGACAGCGCGCGCGCGGCGCGACGCATCCGCGCACCTACGGCACGTACCCGCGCATCCTCGGCCGGTACGTGCGCGAGCAGCGCGTGCTCACGCTGGAGGACGCGGTGCGCAAGATGA
- a CDS encoding amidohydrolase family protein, translating to MREQRVLTLEDAVRKMTGAVASRLSIQDRGVLREGLKADVMVFDPNTIIDRATYERPHQLSVGVRDVFVNGVATVRDSRVTGATPGQLVRGPGYGRNH from the coding sequence GTGCGCGAGCAGCGCGTGCTCACGCTGGAGGACGCGGTGCGCAAGATGACCGGCGCCGTCGCATCGCGGCTGTCGATCCAGGACCGCGGCGTGCTGCGCGAGGGGCTCAAGGCGGACGTGATGGTGTTCGACCCGAACACCATCATCGATCGCGCGACGTACGAGCGCCCGCACCAGCTCTCCGTGGGCGTGCGCGACGTGTTCGTGAACGGCGTCGCGACGGTGCGCGACTCGCGCGTCACCGGGGCGACGCCGGGGCAGCTCGTGCGGGGGCCGGGCTACGGCAGGAATCATTGA